aataagGAAGAACGTACAAGTGTTTCCCATTTTTGCTCATGCTTCATTGTAAGATTCTTCACTTATTACATCCGATTCAGAAATGAAGGTTACTTCTGTCCAAGATACACCGTGAACTTTCTCACCACCATTTATTTGTAAAGTAGAGTTCTTTGGGTCAGCATACTGGTAAATGAATGGCTTAGTACCGGCAACACCAGAGACAATATTCTTAACGAAGCTTGGAATTTCGCCCATCACATCAATTCTTTCGACTAAGTTATCCAATGGGCCTTCCACAACAGCGTTAATCTTATACTCTTCCGCAACgtttttatattcttcttcctcttcctcttcctcttcctcctcCTTCTCATCCTCTGCTTTTTCATCTTGGTTAGCGCTGTCCCCCGACTCTAATTGTTCATCCTTGATTTTAGTATTGATACCTTTGAAGGTGACTTTGATGTCTTTTGGAACTTTCCAACCTACAGAATCAATCTCTGCATTTAAGTGTTCAACAGTGTTGTCAGTTGTCACTGCTAAAATTTCCTTATCGTCGGTGATTATACCAGCAGAAATTTTAGTGTTGGCGTATGATTTTGGTGTGGTAAATTCCATCAATACCGCAGAGTACTTTTCTGAATGAAAAAACATGAAGTTCCATGCCTTAGCTGCGTGATGAGGCTTCATGCCTTGAAAAGCCATTATAAAGGTAGAAATTGCAGGATCTTCTTCCTTAAAGATAATAGTACGGTCTTCATAGACAACCTCAAGGTCCTCACTGTCACTTTCCTCTTCACTGTCACTTTCTTCCTCACTGCCAGACTCCTCTTCAGAATCACtagattcttcttcatcatcattatcatcctCATCGGCTGTGCTTTCTTGATCATCAGATTCTGAAATGACTTCTTTCTTAACTTTGATAGTACCGTGACAAGCATTTCTTGGCCAGAAAACGTGTCTCATGCTACCCCAAGGTTCATCGATGTTATTACCATAATAAGTGGCAGGATCATCGCCAACCTTAGCTCCAGGTGTTAATCTTCTAATATGTAAGTCAATGACAGATAAATCGCAAACACTGGATTGAATGTGATAGCTT
The Saccharomyces mikatae IFO 1815 strain IFO1815 genome assembly, chromosome: 4 genome window above contains:
- the SVF1 gene encoding Svf1p (similar to Saccharomyces cerevisiae SVF1 (YDR346C); ancestral locus Anc_5.397): MLKWIKGGISAVTGMAEPEYGKDYIHSVADRVKNRQPYRATTREDFFWQAPDHTNVETVTFYFSDLKTGIFGFAQIIHSNIIGLHTASQFTFRIFDSKNPDDLNIWTSTKLENFYIKDANFYADNLSVELSEDGESYHIQSSVCDLSVIDLHIRRLTPGAKVGDDPATYYGNNIDEPWGSMRHVFWPRNACHGTIKVKKEVISESDDQESTADEDDNDDEEESSDSEEESGSEEESDSEEESDSEDLEVVYEDRTIIFKEEDPAISTFIMAFQGMKPHHAAKAWNFMFFHSEKYSAVLMEFTTPKSYANTKISAGIITDDKEILAVTTDNTVEHLNAEIDSVGWKVPKDIKVTFKGINTKIKDEQLESGDSANQDEKAEDEKEEEEEEEEEEEYKNVAEEYKINAVVEGPLDNLVERIDVMGEIPSFVKNIVSGVAGTKPFIYQYADPKNSTLQINGGEKVHGVSWTEVTFISESDVISEESYNEA